Genomic segment of Polynucleobacter necessarius:
AATCAAGCAGTCAATTTGCTGGATTTACCGATTCAAGATATTCGTGAGATTCGGGGTCGTGAGATTGCCATGGTCTTTCAGGAGCCCATGGCTGCGCTCAATCCTTTATTTACTATTGGCAATCAAATTGTTGAAGCGGTGCAGGTATATCAACCTTTAATTTCTAAAGCAGACTCTATGTCTGCAGCGATTGAGTTGCTCAAGAAGACGGGTATCCCAGAGCCAGAGAAGCGCTTCCACTCCTATTCACACCAATTATCTGGTGGGCAGCGTCAACGGGCCATGATTGCCATGGCCTTGGCGTGTAAGCCGAGATTGCTCATTGCGGATGAGCCAACCACTGCTTTAGACGTTAGTCTACGTTTGCAGATTTTGGATTTACTCAAAGAGTTGCAAGAAGAGTCTAAAGATCATGGCGGCATGGCCATTCTCCTGATTACTCACGATCTCAATTTGGTAAAGCATTTTGCTCATCGTGTTGCTGTATTGAATCAGGGAAACTTGATGGAAGTTGGGTCAACTAAGCAAGTGTTCGAACACCCAGATAATCCTTATACAAAAGCCTTAGTAAATAGCGCGCCTGTGCGCCATCTGGCGCCAGTAATGCCATTGGCGCCCATCCTGCTCAAGACGGAGCATTTATCTGTCTCTTACCCAGGTACTGAAGCTACTGCTTGGTTTAAAAAGCCTCCACGTCATCAGGTCTTGCGTAAGGTGAGTTTTGCACTCAAGCAAGGACAAACCATTGGCGTCATTGGTGAGTCTGGTTCAGGCAAGACTACTTTAGGCATGGCAGTCTTAGGTTTATTGGGTGACACTGCTGCAGAAATTACGGGCGATGTAGATGTGCTGGGAAGTGATTGGCAAAAGCTAAAGCCAGTAGAGTGCCGCGCTATGCGTTCCAGTTTGCAGGTAATTTTTCAAGATCCCTTTGGCTCACTTTCTCCGCGCATGAATGTGATGCAAATAGTTTCAGAAGGTCTGGATGTGCACTTTCCAAATTTGTCTGCACCGGAACGTGAGTCACGTGTCTTAGATATTCTTCGAGAAGTCGGTATTGATCGTT
This window contains:
- a CDS encoding ABC transporter ATP-binding protein produces the protein MSSTAKLNAETVPLLRYEDFSISFGTGRREKFAVNHLDLEIGVGERVALVGESGSGKTLTALAPLRLEPEGAKTSGRILWNGLHANTGNQAVNLLDLPIQDIREIRGREIAMVFQEPMAALNPLFTIGNQIVEAVQVYQPLISKADSMSAAIELLKKTGIPEPEKRFHSYSHQLSGGQRQRAMIAMALACKPRLLIADEPTTALDVSLRLQILDLLKELQEESKDHGGMAILLITHDLNLVKHFAHRVAVLNQGNLMEVGSTKQVFEHPDNPYTKALVNSAPVRHLAPVMPLAPILLKTEHLSVSYPGTEATAWFKKPPRHQVLRKVSFALKQGQTIGVIGESGSGKTTLGMAVLGLLGDTAAEITGDVDVLGSDWQKLKPVECRAMRSSLQVIFQDPFGSLSPRMNVMQIVSEGLDVHFPNLSAPERESRVLDILREVGIDRSALPRYPHEFSGGQRQRIAIARALILKPQILVLDEPTSALDVSIQKQVLALLTELQKKYNLAYLMISHDLAVIRAMSHEIMVLKAGRVVEFGDTETMIQHPRQTYTKELFTAAELT